The following are encoded in a window of Allosphingosinicella indica genomic DNA:
- a CDS encoding strawberry notch-like NTP hydrolase domain-containing protein produces the protein MASVPLLTDNGFTSSAPHVEAAYRLRDLLKARKSLDRRDLSAVLAAVAGASDADAAYNLREAYDALELGVALLLASPEFISASQQPRDVLATLRAFASKLPVQSFRSERQVALQQFSTPLGLAYLASRAARLHAADLVLEPSAGNGLLAWPAHHAGCNLLLNEICPRRTAGLRAAFPEAKVFPHDAELIDDLLDPVLRPDVVLMNPPFARSLGRGADRHAAARHLVSAFARLREGGRLVAIMPENYRQDGDCIAASEAFGVKATTRLDALIARGPFLRHGTGVAVRLLVIDKAAAGANASPIAADSLDHLCELIEALPARERAVQSNEPRPTARSCRRLPTFCASAPKPQAAPSRAIAGGDVEALRYSVLVSAAAAADAVGQYLPYRPSRIRFAGAAAHPTPLVESLAMGAISAPPPAYVPHLPRRLVAEGLLSDAQLETLIYAGTAFDRDLPGTFACDDGCTLQPDAAGQTYRLGFFLGDGTGAGKGRQVAGVILDRWLRGESKHIWISKNEALLEDARRDWSALGGLPMDIQPLSAWKIGATIHHSGILFVTYPTLRSGRGDATRLAQILEWAGTSFEGVIAFDEAHAMANAAGGEGKRGAVKGSEQGIAGIRLQNSLARARVLYASATGASDINNLAYAARLGLWGAETAFADRAQFVASIRSGGIAAMELVARDLKALGLYTARALSFAGVEYDVLEHRLTGSQIAVYDAYADAWAIIHNHLDAALAATRVVDAATGDTLNPQARSAAISRFESVKQRFFAQLLLAMKLPTLLSAIDADLAAGNSVVIQLVSTGEAMLARRLADLDPAERASLAIDPSPREYVIDYLAAAFPTRLMNVFTDAEGNQRSEPMSDAEGRPVHCQAAVRSRDDLIERLCALPPIATALDRLVEIYGTAQVAEVTGRTQRLIIGSDGAQKVERRGAGVNLAEAQAFMRGDKRILVFSDAGGTGRSYHADLDAANQQRRIHYLLEPGWRADAAIQGLGRTHRTRQAAAPLFRPVTTDVRGERRFISTIARRLDAMGALTRGQRQTGGQNLFDPADNLESPYAREALLGWYRLLHRGKLRSIALTAFEAASGLRLTIEGGALREDLPPIQRWLNRLLAFRITLQNAIFDEFLSLVEARVAAARGAGTLDIGVETLAVEDFHVLDDRLLRTDAKSGATTHLLRLEARFRQRPVGLAGLERDHGTRAGMQRLVNSRSGKAALRIPARSFLSDEGTAISRVALIRPLKREYLTSQQLAESCWEPASDERFATAWAAEAEAIAATPRTEVLHLATGLLLPVWDKLPEDHLQVIRIAADDGRSLLGRAVPEAALAQLAARLGLDLPESQDAASIVRSVLAGGAPLPLQAGSALVVKRSRVNDNYRLELTGFDAARLGWFKAQGCFTEIIRYQTRLFVPVTGADAVLTRLAA, from the coding sequence ATGGCCAGTGTGCCCCTCCTGACGGATAACGGTTTCACGTCATCTGCCCCTCATGTCGAAGCGGCCTATCGGCTTCGCGACCTGCTTAAAGCCCGCAAATCTCTTGACCGGCGTGATCTTAGCGCCGTCCTGGCGGCTGTCGCCGGTGCGAGCGATGCAGACGCCGCGTACAATCTTCGGGAGGCCTATGATGCTCTCGAGCTTGGAGTCGCGCTCCTGCTGGCGTCTCCGGAATTTATCTCTGCGAGCCAGCAGCCGCGGGATGTGCTGGCAACGCTTCGCGCGTTCGCCTCCAAGCTACCGGTGCAGAGCTTTCGCAGCGAGCGCCAAGTGGCGCTCCAGCAATTCTCGACGCCGCTCGGGCTCGCCTATCTGGCATCGCGGGCGGCAAGGTTGCACGCCGCGGATCTCGTCCTTGAGCCCTCCGCGGGCAACGGCCTTCTCGCTTGGCCGGCCCACCACGCGGGCTGCAATCTGCTGCTCAACGAGATTTGCCCCCGGCGGACGGCAGGGCTGCGGGCGGCTTTTCCTGAGGCGAAGGTCTTCCCGCATGACGCGGAGCTCATCGACGACCTCCTTGATCCGGTATTGAGGCCGGACGTCGTCCTCATGAACCCGCCCTTCGCGCGCAGCCTCGGCCGGGGGGCGGATCGTCATGCCGCCGCGCGGCACCTCGTCTCGGCCTTTGCACGGCTTCGGGAGGGAGGCCGGCTAGTCGCAATCATGCCGGAGAACTACAGGCAAGATGGCGACTGCATAGCGGCTAGCGAGGCGTTCGGCGTTAAGGCTACGACGCGGCTCGATGCGCTGATCGCGCGTGGCCCTTTCCTGAGACATGGCACCGGCGTCGCGGTCCGGCTGCTCGTCATCGACAAGGCGGCTGCCGGCGCCAACGCTTCCCCGATCGCGGCCGATAGCCTCGATCATCTCTGCGAATTGATCGAGGCCCTGCCGGCGCGCGAGCGCGCGGTCCAAAGCAATGAGCCTCGACCGACCGCACGCAGCTGCAGGCGCTTGCCGACATTTTGCGCCAGCGCTCCAAAGCCGCAGGCCGCCCCGAGCCGCGCCATCGCAGGCGGCGACGTGGAAGCCCTGCGATATTCGGTGTTGGTCAGTGCGGCGGCCGCGGCCGATGCCGTCGGCCAGTATCTACCCTACAGGCCAAGCCGCATCCGCTTCGCGGGCGCTGCAGCGCATCCGACGCCGCTCGTCGAGTCCCTGGCCATGGGCGCCATATCGGCGCCCCCGCCCGCTTACGTCCCGCATCTGCCTCGCCGGCTCGTCGCAGAAGGACTGCTCTCCGACGCGCAGCTCGAAACGCTGATCTATGCGGGAACCGCTTTCGATCGTGACCTTCCGGGCACTTTCGCGTGTGACGACGGCTGCACCCTGCAACCCGACGCGGCCGGTCAGACCTACCGGCTCGGCTTCTTCCTGGGGGACGGAACGGGCGCGGGAAAGGGGCGTCAGGTCGCCGGCGTCATTCTCGATCGATGGCTTCGCGGGGAGTCGAAACATATCTGGATCAGCAAGAATGAGGCGCTGCTCGAAGATGCCCGGCGCGACTGGTCCGCGCTCGGCGGCCTGCCGATGGACATCCAGCCGCTTTCGGCATGGAAAATCGGCGCCACCATCCATCACTCGGGCATTCTCTTCGTCACCTACCCGACGCTCCGATCGGGGCGCGGGGACGCGACGCGTCTGGCGCAGATCCTGGAATGGGCAGGGACCAGCTTCGAAGGCGTGATCGCCTTCGACGAAGCTCATGCCATGGCCAATGCGGCGGGCGGCGAAGGCAAGCGTGGTGCCGTCAAAGGATCGGAGCAGGGCATTGCAGGCATCCGGCTCCAGAATTCGCTAGCTCGCGCGCGTGTCCTTTATGCATCGGCGACCGGCGCGTCGGACATCAACAACTTGGCCTATGCCGCCAGGCTCGGTCTGTGGGGGGCCGAGACGGCGTTCGCAGACAGGGCGCAATTTGTCGCGTCGATCCGCTCCGGCGGTATCGCGGCCATGGAGTTGGTGGCGCGGGACCTGAAGGCCCTGGGCCTCTACACCGCGCGCGCACTCTCCTTTGCCGGGGTCGAATATGATGTCCTCGAACACCGGCTGACTGGATCGCAAATCGCCGTCTACGATGCTTACGCCGACGCCTGGGCGATCATTCACAATCATCTTGATGCCGCCTTGGCGGCGACGCGCGTCGTCGATGCAGCGACGGGCGACACGCTCAATCCGCAGGCCAGGTCCGCAGCAATCTCGCGCTTCGAAAGCGTCAAGCAGCGCTTCTTCGCGCAGCTGCTGCTCGCGATGAAGCTGCCGACGCTGCTGAGCGCCATCGACGCCGACCTCGCTGCCGGCAACAGCGTCGTCATCCAGCTCGTCTCCACCGGCGAGGCAATGCTCGCGAGGCGCCTGGCCGACCTCGACCCTGCCGAGCGGGCGTCGCTTGCGATCGACCCGTCGCCTCGGGAATATGTGATCGACTATCTCGCGGCCGCCTTTCCGACCCGCCTGATGAACGTCTTCACGGATGCCGAGGGAAATCAGCGCTCCGAACCGATGTCCGATGCCGAAGGCCGACCGGTCCATTGCCAGGCGGCGGTCCGGTCCCGGGACGATCTCATCGAGCGCCTGTGCGCGCTGCCGCCGATTGCAACGGCGCTCGATCGCCTCGTCGAGATATATGGGACCGCACAGGTTGCCGAAGTCACGGGCCGCACGCAGCGGCTCATTATCGGCAGTGATGGCGCCCAGAAGGTCGAGCGCCGCGGCGCCGGTGTCAACCTTGCCGAGGCGCAGGCCTTCATGCGCGGCGACAAGCGCATCCTCGTATTCTCCGACGCTGGCGGGACAGGCCGCAGCTATCATGCCGATCTTGATGCCGCGAACCAGCAGCGCCGCATCCATTATCTGCTGGAACCGGGCTGGCGGGCCGATGCCGCGATTCAGGGGCTCGGTCGCACCCATCGCACGCGCCAAGCCGCCGCGCCCTTGTTCCGGCCGGTGACCACCGACGTTCGCGGCGAACGCCGTTTCATCTCGACGATCGCGCGGCGGCTCGATGCGATGGGCGCGCTTACCCGCGGGCAACGTCAGACCGGGGGGCAGAATCTGTTCGACCCCGCCGACAATCTCGAAAGCCCCTATGCGCGCGAGGCGTTGCTTGGCTGGTATCGCTTGCTCCACCGCGGCAAGCTCCGCTCGATCGCGCTGACCGCCTTCGAGGCGGCCTCGGGCCTGCGCCTCACGATCGAGGGTGGGGCGTTGCGCGAGGACCTCCCGCCCATCCAGCGCTGGCTGAACCGCCTGCTGGCTTTTCGCATCACGCTCCAGAACGCCATCTTCGACGAGTTTCTTTCACTCGTCGAAGCAAGGGTGGCTGCAGCGCGCGGGGCGGGCACGCTCGATATCGGTGTGGAAACGCTCGCGGTCGAGGATTTCCACGTCCTGGACGACCGGCTCTTACGCACCGACGCCAAGTCCGGCGCCACCACCCACCTGCTCCGCCTCGAGGCAAGGTTCCGGCAACGGCCTGTCGGCCTTGCCGGACTGGAACGGGACCATGGGACCCGCGCCGGCATGCAGCGCTTGGTGAACAGCCGGTCGGGAAAGGCTGCCCTTCGGATTCCGGCGCGAAGCTTCCTGTCGGACGAAGGCACGGCAATATCTCGCGTCGCGCTCATCCGGCCTCTAAAGCGCGAATATCTCACGTCCCAGCAACTCGCGGAATCCTGTTGGGAGCCAGCGTCGGACGAGCGCTTCGCCACCGCCTGGGCCGCCGAAGCCGAAGCCATCGCCGCCACGCCTCGAACGGAGGTCCTGCATCTTGCCACGGGACTGCTGCTTCCCGTCTGGGACAAGCTGCCCGAAGATCATCTGCAGGTGATCCGTATTGCCGCCGACGATGGTAGATCTCTGCTCGGCCGCGCCGTGCCGGAAGCAGCGCTGGCGCAGCTCGCAGCGCGGCTCGGGCTCGATCTGCCCGAGAGCCAGGATGCGGCAAGCATCGTAAGAAGCGTGCTCGCGGGGGGCGCGCCGCTGCCGCTTCAGGCTGGCAGCGCGCTCGTCGTGAAGCGGAGCCGCGTCAACGACAATTACCGGCTGGAGCTCACCGGCTTCGATGCGGCACGCCTCGGCTGGTTCAAGGCGCAGGGCTGCTTCACCGAGATCATCCGCTACCAGACGCGGCTCTTCGTGCCCGTCACGGGCGCGGACGCGGTCCTGACGCGCCTGGCCGCCTGA
- a CDS encoding helix-turn-helix domain-containing protein, translating to MRAQAAKRGSPFLNTEQAAAWLKVSAKLLKRMRRRAEGPHFRRHGRVVRYHIDDLTAWSDASGQHGE from the coding sequence ATGCGTGCGCAGGCGGCGAAGCGCGGCTCGCCATTCCTAAACACCGAGCAGGCAGCGGCCTGGCTCAAGGTGTCGGCGAAACTCCTGAAGCGGATGCGCCGTCGCGCGGAAGGGCCACACTTCCGGCGGCACGGCCGCGTCGTCCGCTATCATATCGACGACCTGACGGCCTGGTCGGACGCAAGCGGACAGCATGGCGAGTGA
- a CDS encoding S26 family signal peptidase, which yields MASEWRAQVCDRPLNAWGRALRSSRLSRARRRRLLVVATAAMAALSVPSVLTPSPGLLWNASASVPTGLYVVTKRAGWRKGDLVAARLPAASRTLASARNYLPAGLPALKRVAAISPDHLCARSDRLFVNGALVALRRSADRAGRALPHWQGCRRLAPDELLLLAPASHSFDGRYFGPSHRRDIIGLARKW from the coding sequence ATGGCGAGTGAGTGGCGCGCCCAGGTCTGCGACCGGCCGCTGAACGCGTGGGGGCGGGCATTACGCTCGAGCCGCCTCTCGCGCGCCCGGCGGCGACGCCTCCTCGTAGTCGCCACAGCCGCGATGGCGGCTCTTTCGGTACCGTCGGTCTTGACGCCTTCACCCGGCTTGCTCTGGAACGCGAGCGCCAGCGTGCCGACGGGCCTCTATGTCGTCACCAAGCGCGCAGGATGGCGGAAAGGAGATCTCGTCGCGGCCCGGTTGCCCGCTGCGTCGCGCACGCTCGCCAGCGCGCGCAACTATCTCCCGGCTGGACTGCCCGCGCTCAAGCGTGTGGCCGCCATATCCCCCGACCATCTCTGTGCACGAAGCGACAGATTGTTCGTGAACGGCGCACTCGTCGCGCTTCGCCGCAGCGCGGATCGCGCGGGCCGTGCCTTGCCGCACTGGCAGGGTTGTCGTCGGCTCGCCCCGGACGAACTGTTGTTGCTGGCACCGGCGTCCCATTCCTTCGACGGACGCTATTTCGGTCCCAGCCATCGCCGGGACATCATTGGACTGGCCCGCAAATGGTGA
- a CDS encoding lytic transglycosylase domain-containing protein: MVRWHVEIAAASARFGVPEAWIERVMLAESRGRTTHGGAPIRSRKGAMGLMQLMPGTWAELRDRHTLGPDPDHPPDNVAAGAAYLAEMYRRFGYPGLFAAYNAGPDRYARHLATGAPLPAETRAYLAAVAPDASGSGRGVRAGAAAGAPTTTQPPDRLLVVLQRSPRLDADETGGVDAPDPLFVIRPVR, translated from the coding sequence ATTGTCCGCTGGCATGTCGAAATAGCGGCCGCCTCGGCGCGCTTCGGCGTTCCCGAAGCCTGGATCGAGCGGGTGATGCTGGCCGAAAGCCGCGGCCGGACAACGCACGGCGGCGCGCCGATACGGTCGCGCAAGGGCGCCATGGGCCTCATGCAGCTGATGCCCGGCACCTGGGCGGAGCTCCGGGACCGCCACACGCTCGGTCCCGATCCCGACCATCCGCCCGACAATGTCGCTGCCGGTGCGGCCTATCTGGCGGAGATGTATCGGCGGTTCGGCTATCCCGGCCTGTTCGCGGCCTATAATGCCGGCCCGGACCGTTATGCGCGCCATCTCGCAACGGGCGCTCCGCTTCCGGCCGAGACGCGGGCCTATCTCGCTGCGGTAGCGCCGGACGCCAGCGGATCCGGGCGTGGCGTCCGTGCCGGCGCCGCGGCCGGGGCCCCGACCACTACTCAACCTCCGGATCGGCTGCTCGTGGTTCTGCAGCGATCGCCCCGCCTGGACGCTGACGAGACTGGCGGAGTCGACGCGCCCGACCCGCTGTTCGTGATCCGGCCCGTTCGCTGA
- a CDS encoding DUF3363 domain-containing protein, whose protein sequence is MADDDFEPRLGRIGSKGKGRGFKSRVAAAVRLARSGAPKRAVRFDGSRIGRGAGTARFLGSRDRLARFRARRVIIKTSLVRLAGPGLAAARAHLRYIQRDGVSSPGETGTPYGPDSDHAPAEPFLARASADRHQFRFIVSAEDGAAYPDLKPFVRTLMAEASTDLGTRLDWIAVDHRDTGQPHSHILLRGVDQNGANLVIARDYIAHGLRARASDIVTRDLGPRATLEIEQRLRRDMGAERLTPTDRSLLARAGADRIVTANDRDPFRRSLNAGRLKTLIALGLAEDIGGGRYRLAEGLDATLRTMGERGDIVRTMQRALTAKGRDVRTADIAIGERGTIIGRVLARGLADEHRDRHYLLIDGVDGRLHHVDIGRGDANAPTPENAIVQVRAPPAPAGDGARRQTADRVTLLATGDLAQLAGAEGATWLDRTLAAKAPLIVRDTGFGHELRNALELRRRWLVARQLAIETGGTVHLRADAIRQLERQSLRAAAAPIAAALGKPHTPAGRDMPVEGRLTRRIDHPGGSYALVERAHDFTLLPWKPSLERKLGQHISARVRSDGGLAWSDGRKRGRPALG, encoded by the coding sequence ATGGCCGACGACGATTTCGAACCCCGCCTGGGCAGGATCGGCAGCAAGGGCAAAGGTCGGGGCTTCAAGAGCCGCGTCGCCGCCGCAGTCAGGCTGGCGCGTTCGGGCGCGCCCAAGCGCGCCGTCCGTTTCGACGGCAGCCGCATCGGCCGCGGTGCGGGCACCGCGCGCTTTCTTGGTTCCCGCGACAGGCTCGCGCGCTTCCGCGCGCGCCGGGTAATCATCAAGACCAGTCTCGTCCGGCTCGCCGGTCCGGGCCTTGCCGCCGCGCGGGCGCATCTCCGCTACATCCAGCGCGATGGCGTCTCCAGTCCCGGGGAGACGGGTACGCCTTATGGCCCGGACAGCGATCACGCGCCTGCCGAACCATTCCTGGCACGCGCCTCCGCCGACCGGCACCAGTTCCGCTTCATCGTCTCGGCCGAGGACGGCGCGGCATATCCGGACCTCAAGCCTTTCGTTCGCACGCTCATGGCCGAGGCCAGCACGGATCTGGGCACGCGGCTCGACTGGATCGCGGTCGATCATCGCGACACCGGGCAGCCGCACAGCCATATCCTACTGCGCGGCGTCGACCAGAATGGCGCCAATCTGGTCATCGCCCGCGACTATATCGCGCATGGCCTTCGCGCACGGGCATCGGACATCGTTACGCGCGATCTCGGTCCCCGCGCCACGCTCGAGATCGAGCAGCGGCTGCGCCGCGACATGGGCGCAGAACGGCTGACGCCAACGGACCGGAGCCTCCTCGCCCGTGCCGGCGCGGACCGGATCGTGACGGCGAACGACCGCGATCCGTTTCGGCGCTCGCTGAACGCCGGCCGCCTCAAGACCTTGATCGCGCTGGGTCTCGCCGAGGATATCGGCGGCGGCCGCTATCGGCTCGCCGAGGGCCTCGACGCGACGCTCCGCACGATGGGCGAGCGCGGCGACATCGTCCGCACGATGCAGCGCGCTCTGACCGCCAAGGGCCGGGACGTCCGCACGGCCGACATTGCGATCGGAGAGCGCGGCACGATCATCGGACGGGTGCTTGCCCGCGGTCTCGCCGACGAGCACCGCGACCGCCATTATCTCTTGATCGACGGCGTGGATGGCCGCCTCCATCACGTCGACATCGGTCGCGGCGACGCGAACGCGCCGACGCCCGAGAATGCTATCGTCCAGGTCCGGGCACCTCCTGCGCCCGCCGGGGACGGCGCCCGCCGTCAGACCGCGGACCGCGTCACTCTGCTTGCGACCGGCGATCTCGCCCAGCTTGCCGGCGCGGAAGGCGCGACCTGGCTCGATCGCACGCTTGCTGCAAAAGCGCCGCTCATCGTTCGCGACACGGGGTTCGGACACGAGCTCCGCAATGCGCTGGAGCTGCGCCGGCGGTGGCTCGTCGCCCGCCAGCTCGCCATCGAGACCGGCGGCACCGTACATCTGCGCGCGGATGCGATCCGCCAGCTGGAGCGACAAAGCCTTCGCGCCGCGGCGGCGCCGATCGCCGCCGCCCTCGGCAAACCACACACGCCGGCCGGCCGCGACATGCCGGTCGAAGGCCGTCTCACCCGGCGCATCGATCATCCGGGCGGAAGCTATGCGCTCGTCGAGCGTGCCCACGACTTCACGCTGCTGCCCTGGAAGCCGTCACTCGAGCGTAAGCTCGGGCAGCACATCAGCGCCAGGGTGCGAAGCGACGGTGGCCTCGCCTGGTCGGACGGCCGCAAGCGGGGCAGGCCCGCGCTGGGCTGA
- a CDS encoding response regulator transcription factor yields MGEHPGSGLRIVGDRKILVCDDDDLLVDLLEHRLGARGFEVIVARDGGEAVAAASSERPDAIVLDAMMPVLDGHEVLRRLGRREETASIPVIMLTARKQEKDILSALELGARDYLVKPFIPEELITRLNRVIEAKA; encoded by the coding sequence ATGGGTGAGCACCCGGGTAGCGGATTGAGAATTGTGGGCGACCGAAAAATCCTTGTCTGCGACGACGACGATCTGCTCGTCGATCTGCTCGAGCACCGGCTTGGCGCGCGGGGCTTCGAAGTGATCGTGGCGCGCGATGGTGGCGAAGCGGTCGCGGCTGCCAGCAGTGAAAGACCGGATGCGATCGTGCTCGACGCGATGATGCCCGTGCTCGACGGCCATGAGGTGCTCCGCCGCTTGGGCAGGCGCGAGGAGACGGCGTCGATCCCCGTGATCATGCTGACCGCGCGCAAGCAGGAGAAGGACATATTGAGCGCACTGGAGCTCGGAGCCCGGGATTATCTCGTGAAGCCGTTCATTCCCGAAGAACTGATCACGCGCCTCAACCGGGTGATAGAGGCCAAGGCATGA